Proteins from a single region of Urocitellus parryii isolate mUroPar1 chromosome 4, mUroPar1.hap1, whole genome shotgun sequence:
- the LOC113175297 gene encoding olfactory receptor 5AP2-like yields MRLENDTVKADFLLLGFSDHPELQSLLFAVFFSIYSVTLMGNLGMILLITTNSHLHNPMYFFIGILSLIDSCYSSVIAPKLLMDLISDEKTISYNGCAAQLYFFCSLVDTESFLLAAMAYDRYIAICNPLLYTVIMSKRACCQLALGAFVGGTLSSIIHTTNTFHLSFCSKEINHFFCDISPLFSLSCTDTHVHDIVLVVFASLVEGICLITVLLSYVCILAAILRTGSAEARRKGFSTCASHLVVVTIYHGTLIFIYLRPSTDHSLDIDKVTSVFYTLIIPMLNPLIYSLRNKDVKNAFRKMICQKWILKMT; encoded by the coding sequence ATGAGGTTGGAGAATGATACTGTGAAGGCAGACTTTCTTCTCCTGGGATTCAGTGACCATCCAGAACTTCAGAGTCTTCTTTTTGCTGTGTTCTTTTCCATCTACTCTGTTACCCTGATGGGGAATCTTGGGATGATTTTACTAATCACCACCAATTCCCACTTGCACAACCCAATGTACTTTTTCATAGGCATTCTGTCCCTCATAGATTCCTGCTACTCCTCTGTCATTGCCCCTAAGTTACTTATGGACTTGATTTCTGATGAGAAGACCATTTCTTACAATGGTTGTGCTGCACAGTTATATTTTTTCTGCTCTTTGGTTGACACAGAATCCTTCCTCTTGGCCGCCATGGCTTATGACAGGTACATTGCAATCTGTAACCCACTCCTTTATACTGTTATTATGTCAAAGAGGGCATGTTGTCAGCTTGCACTTGGAGCATTTGTGGGGGGAACGTTGAGCTCAATTATTCACACCACCAATACTTTCCATCTGTCATTCTGCTCCAAAGAAATTAACCATTTCTTCTGTGATATCTCCCCGCTCTTCTCTCTGTCCTGCACTGACACTCACGTGCATGACATCGTTCTGGTGGTCTTTGCTAGCTTGGTGGAAGGTATTTGTCTTATAACAGTTCTCCTCTCCTATGTCTGCATTTTGGCAGCCATCCTTAGAACAGGTTCAGCAGAGGCCAGAAGGAAAGGCTTCTCCACCTGTGCTTCCCACCTGGTAGTGGTCACTATCTACCATGGCACCCTGATCTTCATTTATTTGCGCCCAAGCACAGATCATTCCCTGGATATTGACAAGGTGACCTCTGTGTTCTATACATTGATTATCCCTATGTTGAACCCCCTAATTTACAGTCTAAGGAACAAAGATGTCAAAAATGCCTTTAGAAAAATGATTTGCCAAAAATGGATTCTTAAGATGACATGA
- the LOC113175329 gene encoding olfactory receptor 5W2-like: MENGNCSTLSQFFLLGITNNPQTKVVLFPAFLVVYLIILLANLGMIILIRVDPQLHTPMYIFLSHLSFSDLCYSTAVGPKMLVDLLAKKKSIPFLGCALQFFIFCTFTDAECMLLAVMAFDRYKAISRPLSYALDMSSRVRSQLLAGVYLVGLADALIHTTLTFCLCFCGSKEINHFFCDVPPLLLLSCSDTQVNELVIFTIFGFIELTTICGVLVSYGYIISSVLKIRSAEGRLKAFSTCASHLTVVVIFQGTMLFMYFRPSSAYSLDQDKMSSLFYTLVIPMLNPLIYSLRNKDVKVSIKKLKNKILF, encoded by the coding sequence atggaaaatggaaattGTTCAACATTAAGTCAATTCTTTCTCTTGGGAATCACCAATAACCCTCAAACAAAAGTGGTTctatttcctgcatttctagtagtTTATCTCATTATTCTCCTTGCAAATCTCGGAATGATCATTTTAATTAGAGTGGACCCCCAGCTTCACACTCCAATGTACATTTTCCTGAGCCACCTCTCATTCTCTGACCTCTGCTATTCCACAGCAGTTGGACCCAAGATGTTGGTGGACCTTTTGGCCAAGAAGAAATCAATTCCCTTTCTTGGCTGTGCTCTGCAGTTCTTCATCTTTTGTACCTTTACAGACGCTGAGTGCATGCTGCTTGCAGTGATGGCCTTTGACAGGTACAAAGCCATCAGCAGGCCCTTGAGCTATGCACTAGACATGTCCAGCAGAGTGCGCTCCCAACTGCTGGCTGGAGTTTACCTTGTGGGACTGGCAGATGCTTTGATACACACAACACTAACATTCTGCTTATGTTTCTGTGGGTCTAAGGAGATTAATCATTTCTTCTGTGACGTCCCTCCTCTCCTGTTACTCTCTTGCTCTGACACACAGGTCAATGAGTTAGTGATATTCACCATCTTTGGTTTCATTGAACTGACTACCATTTGTGGAGTCCTTGTCTCTTATGGCTACATCATCTCATCTGTCTTAAAGATCCGCTCTGCTGAGGGGAGGCTTAAGGCTTTctccacctgtgcctcccacTTAACTGTAGTTGTAATTTTTCAGGGCACTATGCTCTTCATGTATTTCCGACCAAGTTCTGCCTACTCTCTGGATCAAGATAAAATGAGCTCACTGTTCTATACCCTTGTGATTCCCATGTTGAATCCTCTGATTTATAGCCTGCGGAACAAAGATGTAAAAGTGAGCataaaaaagctgaaaaataaaattttattttaa